GTCAAGGCAACCCACGCGGTTGAGGAAGGCAAGAAAGAGGCCGACCCGCCCCGAACGACGTTGGATAAaacgaagtggtgcgagtatcaccgCTCAGCGGGCCATGACACGGGAGATTGCTTTACCTTGAAGAACGAGATTGAGAGGCTCATTCGAGCGGGACGATCGCAGATGAACGACCGTGGCGATTGGTGGAATGGAGAACGACAGCAAGGGAACCGGTACAAAGGGGGTCGTCAGCAGGATGACCGCAGGCGAGACAAACGCCGACGTACGCCAACCgctgacaaaaaggaaacactggcaacaaggaagaagggggcgGAAGAAACCTTTAATAAAGACCTTGAGCCGCCAGTTGGGACAATAAACACAATCGCGGGTGGCTTCGGCGGGGGCAGAGACACAGCGTCGGCAAGGCGAAGGCACGTGAGAGCAGTGACGTCAGTGCAACAGTATGAAACTCCATTCGGTTTCCAGCATCCAGACATTGTGATATCGTCGGAAGATTTCGAAGGGATCAAGACACACAAAGACGATCCCGTGGTTGTGATGATAAGGATTAACAGTTTCAATGTGCGGCGGGTTCTTTTGGACCAAGGAAGCTCCGCTGATATCATCTACGGCGATGCTTTTGATCAATTAGGATTGACGGACAAAGATTTGATGCCCTATACAGGAACGTTGGTAGGCTTCTCGGGCGAGCAAGTTTGGGTACGCGGATATGTAGATCTGGACACAGTCTTTGGTATCGACGATAACGCCAAGCTACTCTGTGTAAGGTATCTTGTGTTGCAGGTTGTGgcatcctacaatgtcatcattggacGGAACACACTCAATCGCCTCTGTGCAGTAATTTCGACGGCACACCTGGCGGTGAAATATCCGCTGATGAGTGGAAAAGTGGGAAAGATTGTAGTTGATCAAAGGAGGGCGAGAGAATGTTACAACAACTGTCTCAGCCTGTATGGAAAGAAAGGAACTGGCAAGGGACACATGTGTCATGAGGTTGAGGTCGTCCAAGGTAATCAGGGCAGGCAAGAGGAATCGAAGCAGGGGGTTGACAGGAAGATAGCAAGATCAGGGAGCAACCAAGGACAGGACAGGATAGATGGCAGGACGGGAAGGGCCAGACAGTTCACAGATGCTCACGCAGAGAAGCGTTGGGTGAGTGTGATCGCAGACTTAGAGGCATATAAATTCAGTAGGGGGTGTTggcgatcgagcccaggctcacggTTAGTCAAGAGGGATGCTTAGAGAAGCTGGTAGAGGACAActttgacctcttcagctggagctCAAAGGACCCGGAACTCGGGGAACTGCCAATGTTTAGGAAACCGAATCTCTCGAATTCAGGGCGAGATGAGTAAAAGGGAAAAGGAATCACGATTCAAGGAATGGGTCAGAGAATCGTCCAGTAGGGCAGCGACGAGAAAAGAGATAACAAGGCGCGCGAGCGGTCTAAGGACAAGAGGAAGGCGAGGAAAAGGAACCCAGTGAGTCGTCACCCGGGTAAAGCAAAAAGAGAGTCAAAATATTGGAAGCTTGTGGGTTCGGTAGTTTTCAAGCCAGGGACGTCCAAGCGCGACAAGCAGAAGGGCAAGATAGGAGAAGTTCCTCATTATCACGAGGCGGGCATGGAAGGAAGGCAGCCCAAAAATAACGATGAGTGGATAGCGAGCACGTCGGGCTCAAAAGATGTGGTGATGGGGATGATACTTTGACTCGAGGGGCTGGAAGCGGAAGCGTGTGGAAAGCAGGGTCGAGGACGCAGCAAAGGAAGCAGGAACGAGGACAcaacaaaaaaaccaaaattaggaacaaaaataaagatgcactctttttctccgccacaggagttttttaatgaggcatccctcccaTGTAAAATTTTTACAAATctaatacaaaaggatattctcaagtAATACTCCTAGCTGGACTACAATACGACGGTCGcttggtgggaaaaattccctgaaggtggcgatcccaacatgaccttgatgtctggggatcgctccgggaaagtccgacgcgaaccgctgctacccagatagcaactcaactaacatgtcacgttcgtccggt
This is a stretch of genomic DNA from Lotus japonicus ecotype B-129 chromosome 1, LjGifu_v1.2. It encodes these proteins:
- the LOC130743456 gene encoding uncharacterized protein LOC130743456, with the protein product MKNIVLETYSGKADPKEHLLYFNTKMVISAASDAVKCKMFPATFKGTAMVWFTTLPRGSITNFRDFSSKFLVQFSASKTKQVTIEDLYNVRQSEGETLKQYVKRFSAESVKIEESEPHACARAFKNGLQPGKLNSKLSRKPTRSMAEIRTRANTYILDEEDDAFKRRRAKNEKDGEQEDASPEEKRSKERGEGSKKRDRKVRTGEKAANEPLYPKRENFERRKPWHQADPRRREESGMILNAHLTELLREVKATHAVEEGKKEADPPRTTLDKTKWCEYHRSAGHDTGDCFTLKNEIERLIRAGRSQMNDRGDWWNGERQQGNRYKGGRQQDDRRRDKRRRTPTADKKETLATRKKGAEETFNKDLEPPVGTINTIAGGFGGGRDTASARRRHVRAVTSVQQYETPFGFQHPDIVISSEDFEGIKTHKDDPVVVMIRINSFNVRRVLLDQGSSADIIYGDAFDQLGLTDKDLMPYTGTLVGFSGEQVWVRGYVDLDTVFGIDDNAKLLCVRYLVLQVVASYNVIIGRNTLNRLCAVISTAHLAVKYPLMSGKVGKIVVDQRRARECYNNCLSLYGKKGTGKGHMCHEVEVVQGNQGRQEESKQGVDRKIARSGSNQGQDRIDGRTGRARQFTDAHAEKRWVSVIADLEAYKFSRGCWRSSPGSRLVKRDA